CGGGTCAGCGGGACCAGTGCCAGCCGAAGCCGTTGAAGCCGAAGTGACGCTTGTGCTTCTTCCCCTTCGGAGCGGGCTCGTCCTCGGGGTAGATGGCGTCGACCTGGATCTCGACGAGCCAGCCGTTGACGGGAAGGTTCTCGACCTCGAGGGCGAAGCGCGACGGGCGGGCCGGGTTGACCACGAGCGGCGGCGCGGCCGGGCCGGTGCCCAGCGGGACGTCGATCGTGGCGCCGGTGGCGAGGTTCGTGTTCGCGAAGAACTGCCGGTACCCGCGGTTGAAGCCGTTGTAGTCCATCTTCTCCTCGCCCGCGGGGTTCTGGAGGAACACCCGCATGTCGACGACGTCCTCGTAGGTGAGGCCGGCCGCCGCGAGGTTCGCGCCGATGGCCTTGAGCACGTTGATGGTCTGCGCCTCGGTGATGGTCACCCCGGCGGGCAGGGTGTGGGTCGTGGCGAAGTCGGGGAAGACGTCGAGCGGCACCAGCCGCTCCTCGGCCGTGAACTGTGCGGACGGCAGCCCGTTCCCGGCCGGGCCGATGCCCGAGGACTTGTAGAACGCGACGTTCGCGCCGAACGCGACGCCGTTGCCGATGTTGGCCGTGTCGCCCGTGATGAACGAGACGTACTCGGCGGGCTTCGGCTTGAAGAGCTTCTCGGCGGCGACGGCGGTGCCGGGGACCGCGAGGGCGGCGGCGACGGCGACGGCGATCAGGACCTTCGTGCGGCGGTTCTTCACTGGAGCCTCCAGGCGAGGTCGCGGGTGGGCGCACAGGCCGGCACCCGGGAGGTGAGGAGTTGCAGCCGTGAATGGCTGAACGGCGCCTGAACGTAGGAGCCGGTTGTTTCCGTGATGTAAGAACGGTGAGTCGGCAGGGCTACTTCGAGCACGGAGCTCGATTGATAACCAGGCCGACCGCATCCATAGCCGTTCGTGATGACACGCGGCGGCAATGTTCCCGAATCGTGCGAGTGACCTTCGATTCCTACGTTCCCGGTGTGCTGACGTCGACCTGCGAGAGCGCAGGGTCTCGAGCTCGTCAGACCGCCACCGAGAGGTAGGGAAATGACTGAGAAGTTCGATCTCCTGGACAAGGAGGCCGCCAGCGGTGTCTCCCGCCGCAGCTTCCTGCAGGCCGTCGGCATCGGTTCCTCCGCCGGAGTGATGCTGGGTGCCATGGGCGCGATCGGCCTGGCGCCGACGGCCGCCGCCCACGGCAACGGACCGGGTGGGCTGGCACACAAGCAGGACTGGCGGTGGCGCCCGCCGACCAAGGGGGACTTCCACGCCAAGGGCAAGGACAACAAGAAGCACGTCGTCGTCATCGGCGCGGGCCCCGCCGGCCTCTGCTCGGCCTACGAGTTGCAGAAGGCCGGGTACAAGGTCACGGTGCTCGAGGCCCGCCACCGCCCTGGTGGCCGCACGCTCACGGTGCGCCCCGGGGACAAGGAGACGGACATCGACGGCGTCACCCAGGTCGCCAAGTGGGACGACGGCATCTACATGAACTGCGGCGCGGGGCGTGTCGCTCAGTGGATGGTCACGATGGACTACTACCGGGAGCTCGGTGTCCCGTACGAGGTCATGACCAACGCCAACGCCGAGGCCTACCTCTACAACGAGAACCGCGGCTCGACCCCCGGCAACCCCACCAAGTACCGCACGGCCAAGGCGGACTTCTACGGCACGGTGGGTGAGCTGCTCACCTACGCGACGGACCAGGGTTCCCTCGACGCGAAGCTGACCGAAGAGGACAAGGTCAACCTCAAGGCCTTCCTCAGCTCCGTCGGCACGCTGCGCGACGGCGTGTACTGGGATGCGCCCTCGCACGCCAACCGCGGCTACGCCGAGTACCCGACGGCGTGGAACTTCGCGGAGACCGAGCTCCCGCCGACCCGCCCGACCATGTCGGAGACCCTCGCGACCCGGTTCGGCAACTACTTCCAGTTCGAGAACAACTGGGAGCAGGCCATGCTCATGTTCCAGCCCGTCGGCGGAATGGACACGACCTACCAGTACTTCGTGCGTGCCATCGGCCAGCAGAACGTGTTCTTCAACTCTCCGGTCACGGGGGTGGAGAACACCTCCAAGGGCGTCAAGGTCACGTACAAGGACAAGAACTCCAAGAGCTACCAGATCTCCGCGGACTTCGCCGTCGTCGCCTCCCCGGCGCACATCGCGCGAGGATTCGCGAACAACTGGGGGACCGACATCGACACCGGCCTCGGCGAGTTCTCCAAGGGCTCGGCCGCCGGAAAGATCGGCCTGCAGTACAAGTCGCGCTGGTGGGAGACCGACCACAACATCTACGGCGGCATCACCGAGACCGACATGGACCTCCAGCACATCTGGTACCCGTCCTACGGCTACGGCCGGAAGAAGGGCCTGATCGTCGGCTACTACAACACGGGCAACGCGGCCAGCACCTACGGTGCGCTGACGCCGAAGGACCGCGAGACCCGCGCCGTCGCGCAGGGCGTGAAGATCCACGGCGAGAAGTACCGCACGGAGCTGGAGCGGTCGTTCTCGATCGCCTGGCACAAGGTGCCCTACATCGAGGGTGCCTGGGCCTACCCGAACCAGAGCTCGACGTACTTCCAGAAGCTCCAGGAGGGCGCGGGCAACGTGTTCTTCGCCGGCGACTGGATGTCCGAGGTCTCCGCGTGGCAGCACGGTGCCTTCTGGGCCGCGCGCTACGCGGTGCAGGCGCTCCACGAGAAGGCCCTCGCCACGGCCTGAGCTCGTTCGGTGCCTGGCCGCCCACCTGGGCGGCCAGGCACCCCACCACCATCAGCCCTCGGCGCCACCGCCGAAGACCAAGGAGTCATCCGCATGGGCATGCTCAAGCCGACGCACATCATCCTGCTCGTCGTCATCGTCCTGCTGCTGTTCGGCGCCCGTCGCCTGCCTGAGCTGGCACGCAGCGTCGGGCAGTCGCTCAAGATCTTCAAGAGCGAGGTCAAGGACCTCACCGCCGACGGCGAGCAGGCGCCCGCGGTCGCGCCTGAGGCCTGACGGGGCCGAGAGGCGGTGGAGTCGTGCTGGACATCAATGCCGGGGAGCTGTTGATCATCGCCGTGATCGCGGTCGTCCTCATCGGACCGGAGCGGCTGCCCCAGTACGTGCAGCAGCTCGCCACGTTCGCCCGCACGGCCAAGGGGTGGTTCACCGAGGTGAAGGACCGGGTCGCCGACGAGCTCGGACCGGAGGTCAGCGACGTCGACTGGTCACGGCTCGACCCGCGGAAGTACGACCCGCGCTCGATCGTCCGTGACGCGCTGCTCGACGACCTGCTCCCCGGCGGCGTCCGGCGGCCCGCCGGGTCGGTCGAGGACGTCGTCGAGCGGCGCCCGCAGGGGGCGGTCGCCCTCTCCGACGACGGCCCCGGCGGGGCGGGACCCGCACCCGTCGGCGTCGACGAGCGCCGGACCGAGGTGGCCTGACATGGTGTCACTGACCTCGGTCCCCCCGTACGCCGACGCCACGCCGGACACGAGAGCGTCCAGCGGCCCAGCACCCGGCCGCCGGAAGCGCATGCCGCTGCGCGAGCACCTCGCGGAGCTGAGAACACGACTCCTCCTGGTCGCAGGAGGGCTCGTGGTCGGGGCGGTGGTGGGGTGGCTGCTGTACGACCCGTTGCTGGTGCTCCTGACCCGCCCGTTGCACCTGGCGGCGGCGACCCAGCACAAGGACATCGCGCTGAACTTCACGGCGCTCGGCTCGCCGCTGGACACCCGGATCAAGGTCTCGCTGTTCCTGGCCGTGATGGTGACCTGCCCGTGGTGGCTGTATCAGGTCTGGGCCTTCGTCACTCCGGGCCTCACCAGGCGCGAGAAGCGGCATGCCTACGGGTTCCTCGGCGCTGCGGTGCCGCTCTTCCTGGGCGGTGCGGGCCTCTCCTGGTGGGTGCTGCCGCACGCGGTGGACATCTTCGCCTCGTTCGTGCCCGCCGGGTCGTCGCAGTACGTCAACGCCCAGGAGTACCTGTCGTTCGTCATGCGGCTGGTGCTGGCGTTCGGGGTGGCGTTCGTGGCACCGGTGCTGCTGGTCGCGCTCAACCTTGCCGGGATCGTGCGCCACGAGACCCTTGCTCGGGGGTGGCGCTGGGCGGTGCTGCTCGCGTTCGTGTTCGCCGCCGTCATGACGCCGACGCCGGACGCCCTGACCATGGTGCTGGTCGCCGCGCCGATCTGCGCGCTCTACTTCGGGGCGCTCGGTGTTGCCGTCTGGCACGACCGCCGAGCCGACAGGCGGACGGCACCGGCGGCGGCATAAGCAGCGCACCCGGTGCGGCAGGCGGCGGTCACGGGGTGGGCGCGTCGCCGGTCGCCGGCGTCACGTTGTATGGCCAGCCGCGCGTAGCCCGCGGCACCGAACCCGGAGCGTTCATCCGGCGCAGGTCAACGACCAGCCCACCGTCGGCGGGCGTCATCGTCGGCGAGCACCGCCGCGAGGCGACGGCGGGCCGCCGCGGCGAACGCCGGCCACCGCTCGTCGTAGTAAGGAATCGCGATCGCCGCCTGGACCAGCACCCACCCGCGGGCCCGGTCGACGGCGGCCGCGGCGACGTCGTCGGGCACGCCCACGGTCGCCTCGGCGAGGAAGGTCACGCGGGGTCCGCCGTCGAACAGCCACCACGCGGGGCAGAGGTCGACGGCGGGGTCGCCCACGCCGAGAGCGCCCCAGTCGATGACGGCCGTGAGCGCGCCGTCGTGCGCGAGAAGGTTGCCGGGCAGCAGGTCGCCGTGGATCCACGTGGGCTCGGGCGCCGGAGGTGCGGCGAGGGCGCGCTCCCAGGCGCGGTCGGCGGCGGAGACGTCGACGGGCGGGGCGCTCGCGGTGCTGCCCGCGATCGCGTCGAGCGCCTCCCGCACCGCGGGGTCGAGGCGCTCCAGCGGAACGCCCCGGCTCGTGCCCTCCTTGAGCGGACCGTCCGTGGGGTCGAGCGAGCGCAGCGCGCGCACGAACGCTCCGAGCGCACGAGCCCCGTCCTCGGCGTCGAAGCCCAGCGGCTTCCCGCCGAGCGGGTCGCCGACCGCCCGTCCGGGGAGCCACGGGACGATCGACCACGGGAACGGGTAGGCACCGTCGGGGTGTCCGACGGCGACCGGGGCGGGGACGGCGAGCGGCAGGTGCGGCGCGAGACGGGGGAGCCAGCGCGCGTCGCTCGCGGCCTGCTCGGCCGCCCAGCCGATCCGGGGCAGCCGGGCCAGGAGCGCGCCGCCCGGCGACGAGGCGTCGCCGAGCAGGAACAGCCGGTGGTCCGTGCCCGCCTCGGCGTGCGGCGTGACCGGGAGCGCGGCCAGCTCCGGACGTTGCGCGGCGAGCAGCCGGCGGACGTCGTCGGCGGTGACGGCGACCTCGTCGTCGTGCATCACGCGCGCGGCTCCAGCGCTGCCAGCGCCGCGTCGAACGCCGCGAGCAGCGACCTGTTGAAGAGGACGAAGCGCACGTGCTCGACGGACCCGCCCGCCCACGCTCGCAGGGCGCCCACGGCGGAGACGGCCGCGTCGTCGGGCGACCAGCCGTAGACGCCCGCCCCGACGGCAGGGAAGGCGATCGTGCGGGCGCCGACGTCGGCGGCGACGTCGAGAGAGCGCGTGAAGCACGAGGCGAGGAGCGCGGGGTCGGTCTGACCGGCGTGCCGGTTCGGGCCGACGGTGTGGATCACCCAGCGGGCGGGGAGGTCGAACGCGGGCGTCGCCACGGCGTCGCCGACGGGGAGACCGTCGGGGTACGTGGTCCGCCGGACCTCCCGGCACGCCGCCAGCAGCCGCGGCCCGGCGGCGGCGTGGATCGCGCCGTCGACCCCGCCGCCGCCCAGCAGGGTCGAGTTGGCGGCGTTGACGATCGCGTCGGCGTCGACACGCGTGATGTCCCCGAGCTCGGTGGTGGCCCGCATGGGTCCGACGCTACGACGTCGAGCGTCGCAGTCCGTCACGGAATACGAGCCGTTCGCGTGACGGACCGGGACGCTCACCAGCCATTGGGGGCCAAAGTCTTGCGGATGCGCTTCTCCGAGACGGTGCCGTCGGTGCCGAGCTGCTGGGCGAACAGGGACACACGCAGCTCCTCGATCAGCCAGCGGACCTCGGCGAGCTCGGCGGCCCGGGCGGCGTCCGCCGGGCCGGCGGCGTAGGCGGCGCGCGCCTTCGCGTACGCCTCCTCGACGTCGTGGATCCGCCAGGCCAGCTCGGCGTCGCGGTGCGGGGAGGCCTGCGCCTTCTCCAGCCGGTACGACGCGGCCCGCAGGTAGCGGACCAGGTGCGGCAGCCGACGGGGCGGGGTAGCGCTGACGAAACCGTCGTGGATGAGCGTGGCCGCGTGCTCGCGGATGTCCTGCAGCGTGTTGAGCAGGGCGAGCGAGGACGTCTTGCGGACCTCGGACTCCAGGGTCCGCCAGGCGGTCAGCGCCGCGACCACATGACCCGCGACCCGGTAGGTCTCGTCCTCGAGGTGCGTGCGGACGTGCGCCTTCGCGGCGTTGTACGACTCGGCATCGCGGATCTGTACGGCGTGCGGCCCTGCCGGAGTTCCGGGGGCGAGGTCCGCGGCAGGGCTGGTCAGCGCCATGACAGTGGCCAGCTGCAGATCCTCGGCGAGCAGGTTCGTGTTCCGGTACGGGCTCGCAGCGAGGGTGAGCGCCTGCGTGCCGCTCCACCGGGACGTGACCCGCCCCGCGGTGAGCCGGTTCTCGGCGAGCAACAGCCGCCGCACCCCGCGCGCGTGCGTCGCCGGCTGCTCCAGCGCATCGGCCAGGATGCGCAGCGCGACCGTGGGTTCCTGCTTCGGTCCCGGCTCCTCGACGAGCGCCGGATAGCCGCGCACGACGACTCCTCCGCCCAGATCCGTCGAGACGACGTCGGGCAGCCGCCCGTCGGGGAGCCCGTCCGGCCACGTGGCCAGCCCGAGCCGCTCGGCGACCACCCCGCGGCCGCCTCCGGTGGTCGAGCCTCCCGGCCTTCCGGTGGTTGAGCCGCCTCCTCCGGTGGTTGAGCCGCCTCCTCCGGTGGTTGAGCCTGTCGAAACCACGCGCCGACCCGTGGTTTCGACAGGCTCAACCACCGAGGGGTTGGCTTCAGCAGAGCCACCCGCCGAGAGGGCCGCCGTGCGCGAGCGGGCCTCCTCCAGGGCGACCGCGACCGCGCCCTTGACCGCGGCGCGTACCGCCGCCTCCGCCTTCGGGGCAAGGCGTCGCTGCAGCGCGAGGAGATCCTTCGACTCGTCGATGGCAGCACCCGCCGCGCCCGTGCCCGACGGCGAGACGGCAGCCGCGGCGCTCGGGGAACCCCGGCCGTCCCGGCCGCGCCCTCGCCCACCACGACCGCTTCCGCGGGAGCCCGCCGCCGTCGTCGGCCCGCCGGACTTCACACCGGACTCCACGACGCGGAAGGTCATGCGCAGGTGTGCGGGCAGGCGCTCGACCCGTTCGGTGTCCCAGGCGTCGCCGGGCACGACGACGTCGCGCAGCGCACGCACCGCGCGCGTGAACGCCACGTGGAAGGGCTCGGCCATGTCACCCGCCCGGGCCATGTCCTCCCACGTCGGCGTGTTCTGCCGCAGCCAGCCCGCGACGGCGTTCCCGACGTCGGGCGCGGGCACGAGCTGCACGCGTACGGCCTTGGGAAGGGAGCGAATCGTGGCGACGCACAGCTCTTCGAGCAGTCCGGGCACCATCCAGTCGAAGCCCGACGGCGAGAGCCGCGGCAGCACCGAGAGCGGCACGTGCACGGTGACGCCGTCGGCGTCGGACCCGGGGCGGAACTGGTAGGTCAGCGGCAGGGTGAGCTCGCCCTGCGTCCACGACGACGGGAACTGCGACGGGTCCACGGCGTCGACGTCGACGAGGTCCTCGAGGCGGAACGTCAGGAGGTCCGGGGTCTCGCGCCGGGCGCGCGACCACCACTGGTCGAAGTGCCGCGCGCTCACGACGGACGCGGGGACACGCTCGTCGTAGAAGGCGAACAGGTCGTCCTCGGAGGCGACCAGGCCGCGCTGCCGGGAACGGGCCTCGACCTGCTCGGCCTCCTCCAGCAGACGGCGGTTCTCGGCGAAGAACGTGTGGTGCGTGGTCCACTCGCCCTGCACCAGCGCATGCCGGATGAACATCTCCCGGGCCGCTTCCGGGTCCACGCGGGCGAACAGCACCGGCCGGTCGCTGACGATGGGGACGCCGTACAGCAGCACCTTCTCGGTGGCCATCGCGGCGCCCTGCTTGGTGGACCAGTGCGGGTCGGAGTAGGTGCGGCGCGCGAGATCGCCCGCGAGCTCCTCGGCCCACTCGGGCTGGATGCGCGCCACGTCCCGCGCCCACAGGCGCGAGGTCTCCACCAGCTCGCCCGCCATGACCCACGCCGGCGGCTTCTTCGACAGCGGCGAGCCGGGGAAGATCGCGAACCTCGCCCCGCGCGCGCCCAGGTACTCGTTGCGCACCCGCTTGGCCTGCTGCCGCAGCGCACGAGCCCGCGCCTCGCCCTTGAGGTGGGCGACCGAGGAGGCCTTGATCTCGCCGGTGTCCTGCATGCCCACCTGGGACAGCAGACCGGCCAGGAGCGCGCGGTGGATGGTGTCGCCGTCCCACACGCGCCGCCACTCACCGCTGCGGGGCTGACCGTCGTCGGCGCCTTCCGCGGTGGTCGATCCTGTCGAAACCACCCCGCCGTCGACCCGCGGGGTGGTTTCGACAGGCTCAACCACCGAAGCGCGCGAGGACAGGTTGATGCCCAGCTCGTTCGCCATCTGCCGGAGCTGCGCGACGACGTCCTGCCACTCGCGCACGCGCAGGTAGTTGAGGTGCTCCGCCTTGCACAGGCGCCGGAACGCCGACCCGGACAGGTCGCGCTGCTGGTCGCGCAGGTACTCCCACAGGTTGAGGTAGCTCAGGAAGTCCGACGTCGGGTCCGCGAACCGGGCATGGAGCTGGTCGGCACGCTCGCGGACCTCGGCGGGGCGCTCGCGGGGGTCTTGCACCGACAGCGCCGCCGCGATCACGGCGACCTCGCGGGCCGCACCCCGCCGGGCGCCCTCGATGATCATGCGTGCCAGCCGTGGATCCATCGGCAGCTGGGCGAGCTGCCGTCCGACGGTGGTCAGCCGCGTCGTCGTGCGGCCCGCACCGGTGGTCGAGGTCCGACCCCCGGTGGTTGAGCCTGTCGAAACCACGTCCGACGGCGGTGGGGTGGTTTCGACAGGCTCAACCACCGGGCTGGGGGGTTCAACCACCGGGCTGGGGGTGGTTTCGACAGGCTCTACCACCGCGGGGGTCGGCTCTACCACTGTCTCCAGGGCGCCGAGCTCGCGCAGCAGCATCACGCCGTCGCGGACCGCGCGCGTGTCCGGCTTCTCGACGAACGGGAACCGGGCCATCTCGTCAGGGCTCTCGACGACGCCGACGGCGATCATCTGCAGCAGCACCGACGCGAGCGAGGTCCGCAGGATCTCGGGCTCGGTGTACTCGGGGCGGGCCTCGAAGTCGGCCTGGGAGTACAGGCGGACGGCGACGCCGTCGGCCACGCGCCCGGACCGCCCGGACCGCTGGTTCGCGGACGCCTGCGAGATCGCCTCGATCGGCAGGCGCTGCACCTTGGTGGCCTTGGAGTAGCGCGAGATGCGCGCCAGGCCGGTGTCGACGACGTAGTGGATGCCGGGGACGGTCAACGAGGTCTCGGCGACGTTGGTCGACAGCACGATGCGCCGGCCGGGGTGTGCGGCGAAGACGCGGTGCTGCTCGGCGGCCGAGAGCCGCGAGTACAGCGGCAGGATCTCGACGTGCTGCGGGTGCCGCGGGTCGCGAGCGCGCGCACCGAGATGCCCTTCGAGCCCGTCGAGCGCGTCGCGGATCTCCCGCTCGCCCGAGAGGAACACGAGGATGTCCCCCGGTCCGCAGCGCATGAGCTCGTCGCAGGCCTCGATGATGCCGGTGACGAGGTCTCTCTCCTCGCCCTTCTTCTGCAGCCCGTTCTCGCTGACCTCGGGGACGAGCGGCCGGTACCGGATCTCGACCGGGTAGGTGCGCCCCGACACCTCGACCACGGGCGCCGCCTTCGGCAGCACGTCGACGACGGCCTCGGGAGCCCCGCCCAGCGCCGCCAGGTGCGATGGCGAGAAGTGCTCCGCGAACCGCTGCGAGTCGATGGTCGCGGAGGTGATGATCACCTTGAGGTCGGGCCGGCGCGGCAGCAGCCGCGAGAGGTACCCGAGCAGGAAGTCGATGTTGAGCGACCGCTCGTGCGCCTCGTCGATCACGATCGTGTCGTAGGCGAGCAGCTCCGGGTCCCGCTGGATCTGCGCGAGCAGGATGCCGTCCGTCATCACCTTGACGAGGGTCTGCTCGCTCGACTGGTCCGTGAACCGCACCTGGTAGCCGACGATCTCCCCGAGTGTGGTCCTCAGCTCTTCGGCGATGCGCTCGGCGACGCTGCGTGCCGCGATGCGCCGCGGCTGCGTGTGGCCGATCTGCCCGGCCCGCCCGCGGCCGAGGTCCAGCAGGATCTTCGGCAGCTGCGTCGTCTTGCCGGATCCCGTCTCGCCCGCGACGACGACGACCTGGTTCTCGCGGATCGCCGTCGCGATGTCCTCCCGGCGTGCGCTGACGGGCAGCTGCTCCGGATAGGTGATGGGGGGCACGACGACGGCGGTGCGGGTGGCGGCCAGCTTGTCCAGGTGCGCCCGCGAGACGCGGCGTGGGCCGCGCTGGCCGGTGCGCTGAGGGCCGCGCTGGCCGGCGCCCTCAGGGCCGCGCCGTGGGTCGCGCTGACCCTCGCGTCGACCTCGCCGACGGCGTCCGCCGTCACGACGCCGGCCGTCGTCGTCGGGCGACGGCGGCTGTGGTGCGGCTGGTGCGGTACTCATCGACCTCCCATTCTCGCAAGCCCTGCAAGGTGATTCGGCCGCGTTCGGCCGCGTTCGCGCAAGGCGTTCGTTCTCGTCTCCAACCCTGGCGAGCGTGCCAGCATTTTGCTAGCATACAGGCAGGAGGGTGCGATGACGGACAAGACGAGCGTGGACAAGACGATCACGGTGCGAGGCATCGACGAGGAGCTGCACCGGCAGCTCAAGGTGCAGGCGAAGAAGCACGGGCGATCCATGGAGGCGGAGGCGCGCGCGATCCTCGCGGCGGGTGTGCGAACGGGGGTGGTGGAGCTGACCTATCCGGACCTGCGCGTGCAGGTGGACGACCTCACGGGGGTCTTCGACGAGCACGGGAAGGAGCGCTATCCACACACGGCCGGGGACGACTGGCTGTCGCGGTTCCGCCGACGGCTCATCCCGCTGTGGGACGGCGACGAGTGGGACGACGACTGGTTGCCGGAGCGCGAGCACGCACCGTCACCGCCGGTGGTCTTCGAGTGATCCTTCTCGACACCAACGTCGTCGCAGAGCTCATGAAGGCCCGTCCTGACGTGCGGGTCGAGCACTGGGCCCACCAGGCGGGGCACGAACGGATGTGGGCGAGCAGCCCGGTCGTCGGCGAGCTGACCTTCGGTGCGCTCCGTCTGCCCCCGGGGCGGCGGCGTTCGGGCCTGCTCGACCGCTTGACCGAGTTCCTCGGCGTCGTGCTGGACGGCAGGCTCGCGTCGTTCGGTCCCGACGAGGCCCTCGCGTACGGGCGCATCAAGGCCGCCCGGGAGCGTGCCGGTCGGGTCGCGGGAGACGTCGACGTGATGGTTGCGGCTATCGCGGTGACGCGCGGGGGATGCGTCGCTACCCGGAACGTCCGGCACTTCGAGGGTTTCGGCGTCGACGTCGTCAACCCCTGGGAGGCGAGCTGAGAACCTCCTGTTGCCGCCCCGCACGATGATGGGACCGGCGATGTCCTGGCCCGTGGCCGTCTCCCGGGTGACAATGCGCGAGGCGGGCGCCGTCGCCGTCGCACCGCCGGACGAGGAGCGTGCACGATGACGAGCACAGCGGACATCACGGCCCCCGGCGTGGGGTCGACGGCCAGCGCCCAGCGCCGCCTGGACTCCCTGGCGGCCATGGCGAACGACCTGGCCGGGCACTTCGAGCTGGTCCCGCTCCTCGGTCGCATCCTGCGGCACACCATGGAGCTCCTGGGCTGCGACTCGGGCTCGGTCTGCACGGTCGACGAGGTGGCGGGGACGTACCGCAAGGAGGTCGACCTCGGCGTCGTCTGCGAGGAGGGCCGCACCTTCCCGCTGGCGGAGGGCGTCACGGGTGCGGTGGTGCGGGCGCGAGCGTCGGTCGTCCTCGACGAGTACGCCCAGGTCCCCGGCGGGCACATCCCCGAGCCCGAGCGCAGCGCGCTGCACGGCGTCATCGGCGTCCCGATCCGGTGGAACGACACGATCATCGGCGCGTGCGTCGTGTTCAGCCGCGACCCGGGGCGTCGCTTCGGCGACGACGACGCCCGGCTGGTCGAGCTGTTCGCCGCGCACGCCGCCGTCGCCATCACGAACGCTCGGCTGCACGCGCAGGCCGCCGAGCGGACGGCCGAGGCCGCGACCGCCGCCGAGCGTGAGCGCGTGGTGCGGGACGTGCACGACACCGTCGGGCGCGGGCTCGCCGCCGTCCTGCTGCACCTCGACGCCGCCCGGATCCCGGCCGCGCGCACCGCCGCCCGTGCGGCGCTCGCCGAGACCCGGCGCACGGTGCTGGGGCTGGGCCCGGAGCTGCTCGACGGGCGGTCGCTCGGCGAGGCGATCGGGCTCGAGGTCGCGTGGGTCGAGTCGACGGCCGGGGCCGCCGCGCGCCTGGTCGCGGTGGGCGAGCCCCGCGCGCTGGCCCCCGAGGTGGCGCGCCAGCTCTTCCGCATCGTGCAGGAGGCGCTCACCAACGTCGTCGCGCACGCGGGTGCCCGCAGCGTCCGGGTCGGGCTCGTCTACGGCGACGCCTCGGTGACGGCGATCGTCGAGGACGACGGGCGCGGCTTCGACCCGGAGGCCCTGCGGCGCGGGGGCGCGGCCCTCGGGCTGCGCGGGCTCGTCGCCCGCGCCCGGCACCTCGGAGGCACCGCGCTCGTCGACTCCACCCCGGGCTGGGGCACGCGCGTGCGCGCCGAGATCCCGTACGCGCCCGACGGCGTCGGCAGGCCGGGCCGCGAGCGCTGGCGGGTGCTCGTGGTCCACCCGAGCCCGCTCGCGCGGGCGGGCCTGGTCCGGATGCTCGAGGTCACCGAGCCGGACGTGCAGGTGGTGGGCGAGATCGCCGACCCCGCGCAGGCCGTCGAGGCGTACGGGCTGCTGCACCCGCACGTCGTGCTCACGCCGCTGCACATGCCGCACGTCGACGGCGTC
The Xylanimonas cellulosilytica DSM 15894 DNA segment above includes these coding regions:
- a CDS encoding Rid family hydrolase — encoded protein: MKNRRTKVLIAVAVAAALAVPGTAVAAEKLFKPKPAEYVSFITGDTANIGNGVAFGANVAFYKSSGIGPAGNGLPSAQFTAEERLVPLDVFPDFATTHTLPAGVTITEAQTINVLKAIGANLAAAGLTYEDVVDMRVFLQNPAGEEKMDYNGFNRGYRQFFANTNLATGATIDVPLGTGPAAPPLVVNPARPSRFALEVENLPVNGWLVEIQVDAIYPEDEPAPKGKKHKRHFGFNGFGWHWSR
- a CDS encoding flavin monoamine oxidase family protein, producing MTEKFDLLDKEAASGVSRRSFLQAVGIGSSAGVMLGAMGAIGLAPTAAAHGNGPGGLAHKQDWRWRPPTKGDFHAKGKDNKKHVVVIGAGPAGLCSAYELQKAGYKVTVLEARHRPGGRTLTVRPGDKETDIDGVTQVAKWDDGIYMNCGAGRVAQWMVTMDYYRELGVPYEVMTNANAEAYLYNENRGSTPGNPTKYRTAKADFYGTVGELLTYATDQGSLDAKLTEEDKVNLKAFLSSVGTLRDGVYWDAPSHANRGYAEYPTAWNFAETELPPTRPTMSETLATRFGNYFQFENNWEQAMLMFQPVGGMDTTYQYFVRAIGQQNVFFNSPVTGVENTSKGVKVTYKDKNSKSYQISADFAVVASPAHIARGFANNWGTDIDTGLGEFSKGSAAGKIGLQYKSRWWETDHNIYGGITETDMDLQHIWYPSYGYGRKKGLIVGYYNTGNAASTYGALTPKDRETRAVAQGVKIHGEKYRTELERSFSIAWHKVPYIEGAWAYPNQSSTYFQKLQEGAGNVFFAGDWMSEVSAWQHGAFWAARYAVQALHEKALATA
- the tatA gene encoding Sec-independent protein translocase subunit TatA yields the protein MGMLKPTHIILLVVIVLLLFGARRLPELARSVGQSLKIFKSEVKDLTADGEQAPAVAPEA
- a CDS encoding twin-arginine translocation protein, TatB subunit, which translates into the protein MLDINAGELLIIAVIAVVLIGPERLPQYVQQLATFARTAKGWFTEVKDRVADELGPEVSDVDWSRLDPRKYDPRSIVRDALLDDLLPGGVRRPAGSVEDVVERRPQGAVALSDDGPGGAGPAPVGVDERRTEVA
- the tatC gene encoding twin-arginine translocase subunit TatC: MVSLTSVPPYADATPDTRASSGPAPGRRKRMPLREHLAELRTRLLLVAGGLVVGAVVGWLLYDPLLVLLTRPLHLAAATQHKDIALNFTALGSPLDTRIKVSLFLAVMVTCPWWLYQVWAFVTPGLTRREKRHAYGFLGAAVPLFLGGAGLSWWVLPHAVDIFASFVPAGSSQYVNAQEYLSFVMRLVLAFGVAFVAPVLLVALNLAGIVRHETLARGWRWAVLLAFVFAAVMTPTPDALTMVLVAAPICALYFGALGVAVWHDRRADRRTAPAAA
- a CDS encoding phosphotransferase, with product MHDDEVAVTADDVRRLLAAQRPELAALPVTPHAEAGTDHRLFLLGDASSPGGALLARLPRIGWAAEQAASDARWLPRLAPHLPLAVPAPVAVGHPDGAYPFPWSIVPWLPGRAVGDPLGGKPLGFDAEDGARALGAFVRALRSLDPTDGPLKEGTSRGVPLERLDPAVREALDAIAGSTASAPPVDVSAADRAWERALAAPPAPEPTWIHGDLLPGNLLAHDGALTAVIDWGALGVGDPAVDLCPAWWLFDGGPRVTFLAEATVGVPDDVAAAAVDRARGWVLVQAAIAIPYYDERWPAFAAAARRRLAAVLADDDARRRWAGR
- a CDS encoding O-acetyl-ADP-ribose deacetylase, with translation MRATTELGDITRVDADAIVNAANSTLLGGGGVDGAIHAAAGPRLLAACREVRRTTYPDGLPVGDAVATPAFDLPARWVIHTVGPNRHAGQTDPALLASCFTRSLDVAADVGARTIAFPAVGAGVYGWSPDDAAVSAVGALRAWAGGSVEHVRFVLFNRSLLAAFDAALAALEPRA